The Streptomyces sp. NBC_00306 sequence ATCCACGGAAGCGTCCTACGCGCCGTACTTCTCCACATACGTACGCGCTGTCGCGAGCAGTTCGGGGTGGAGCGCGTCGCCCGCGGCGAGTATCTCCGGCAGCAGTGCCCGCTCGGTGGTCCCGGCGCGGAACGACAGTCCCACCGTCACCGTGTGCCCAGGGGTGTGCACGATCTCGACCGCGTCGCCCGCCCGGATCTCACCCGGCTCGACGACCCTCAGATACGCGCCCGGTGCTGCGTTGCGCGTGAAGCGCCTGACCCAGCCCTTCTCGCCGAGCCAGGAGCCGAACGTACGGCACGGGATGCGGCCGCTCGTCACCTCCAGCACGAGGGAGTCGCCGATCCGCCAACGCTCGCCGATCTTCGCGTTGTTGACGTCGAGGCCGATCGTGGTGAGGTTCTCGCCGAAGGCGCCGTTCGGGATGGGATGGCCCAACTCCCGCTCCCAGAAGTCCAGATCCTCCCGGGCGAAGGCGTACACCGCCTGATGCGTCCCGCCGTGATGGCGCAGGTCGCAGATCGTGTCCCCGGCGAGGCCGCTGCCACCGCGGCCCTTCGGCCCGGGGTCCGTGACCATGACGGCGCCCTCGGCGGGCTGCTTGTCGATCCCCGTCGTCCCGTCCGGGGTGTCGGTGTAGTCCACCGTCTTGGCGCGGCCCACATTGACCGTCAGAACCTTCATGACTGCACGCTAACCCGGCTTACCCAAACGATCCAGCCGATAATTGCCCCGATCTCCAAGGTCCCCTTATATTCGTGGAGTGATCGAAGCCCGCCATCTCCGAGTGCTCCGCGCGGTCGCCGCCACCGGGTCCTTCTCGGCCGCGGCCCGCTCACTCGGCTGCACCCAGCCGGCCGTCAGCCAGCAGATGAAGGCGCTCGAGGCGTCGGCGGGCACCCCGCTCCTGATCCGCACAGGCCGGGAGATGCGATTGACGCAGGCCGGTGAGGCGCTGGTGCGCCACGCGTCCGGCATCCTCGCGGGTCTCACCGCCGCCGAGGAGGAGATCGCCGCCATCGCCGGGCTGCGTGCGGGCCGGGTGCGGCTGGTCTCCTTCCCCAGCGGCAGCTCCACGCTGGTCCCCACCGCGCTGGCCGCCCTGCGGGCGGCCCATCCCGGCACCCGGGTCTCCCTCGTCGAGGCGGAGCCGCCGCGGTCGGTGGAGATGCTGCGCGGGGGCGACTGCGATGTGGCGCTGGCGTTCCGTTACGACGGCGGGGAGGCGGAGTGGGACGACCTGGTCGTCCGGCCCCTGCTCACGGACCGGCTCGTCGGCCTGGTCCCGGAGGGCCACCGGCTGGCCGCGTCCGCCACGGTCACCGTCGCCGACCTCGCCGAGGAGCCCTGGATCGCGGGCTGCCCGCGCTGCCGCCGCCAACTGGTCGAGGTGTGCGAGAAGGCCGGCTTCACCCCGCGGATCGACTTCGCCACCGACGACTATCCGGCGGTGATCGGCTTGGTCGGAGCGGGTCTGGGTGTCGCGGTGCTGCCGGAGCTGGCGCTGGAGTCGGTACGCCCCAAGGGTGCGCGGACGGTCACGGTCGTCCCCGCCGTCGAGCGCGAGATCGTCGCGCTCACCCTCCCGGACCTCGCCCAGGTCCCCGCGGTCTCGGCGACGCTCGACCGACTGGCCCTCGCCGCGGCCCGCTGAGCCCCCTCTGCGCGGCTCCGGGCGCCCCTGTACGACTCTGGCGCGAACGCGATTCACCCCTGCCCGGATCCGGGCAGGGGTGAGTGCAGGAACGTTTCTTCGAACGGTTGGGGCAAACGGGTGTCAACCTCGCCCCATGCCGGTCACGCTCGTCGCGGGGATCAGCCGGTGCCTGGCCCGACCCATGAGCTCCTCGCGTTCGTCCTCGGTGAGTCCGCCCCACACGCCGTACGGCTCCCGCACCGCCAGCGCGTGTGCCGCGCACTCCGCGCGGACCGGGCACCTCATGCAGACCTCTTTCGCCGAGTTCTCTCGTGCACTGCGTGCCGCGCCCCGCTCGCCCTCGGGATGGAAGAAGAGCGAGCTGTCCACCCCACGGCAGGCCGCGAGGAGCTGCCAGTCCCACAGATCGGCGTTGGGTCCGGGAAGGCGGGAGAAATCTGCCATAGCGCTTGCCCCTTGAAACCGTGCTGAGCGGATACAGGTCAGGTCGGTCAGGTCGCGCACGAGCGGCGGATACGAGCCGTATCCGGCACCCGCACCATGCCCCACGACCGTACATCTACTGTGTAAGTAGATGTAAATATGACTCATTGCGAATCTAGCCACAGACACCGCAGAAAGTGAAGAAAAGCCGCTAAATGGGGCATAGCTTCCGGGTGAAGGCCTGTTGACCTGCATTGCTCTACGTCGCGTACGGCCGCTCACATAGAGTGCTGAAGTGGGCAGCCCGACCCGTAACTCTTTCGAGTGACCGTCGTTGGTAGTGCGGAAGCGGTTGAAAGAACAAGCGCTAGGGCACATGTCCGAGAGCGTTCAACCGCACAGGTGACGAAACGTACCCAGCCTGGAGGCTCAAGGTGACGCGCATCAGCTGCGGAGGACGGTCATGACATCCGTCCTCGTCTGCGACGACTCCCCGCTTGCCCGAGAGGCGCTTCGCCGCGCGGTCGCGACCGTGCCCGGCGTCGAGCGCGTGACGACCGCGGCCAACGGCGAGGAAGTCCTCCGCCGCTGGGGGGCCGACCGCTCGGACCTGATTCTGATGGACGTACGCATGCCCGGTCTGGGTGGCGTCGAGACGGTCCGCCGGCTGCTGTCCGCGGACCCCGGCGCCCGGATCATCATGCTCACCGTCGCCGAGGATCTGGACGGGGTCGCGCTCGCGGTCGCCGCGGGAGCCCGCGGATATCTGCACAAGGACGCCTCGCGCGCCGAACTGCGGGCCACGGTCACCCAGGCGCTCGCCGACCCGACCTGGCGGCTCGCCCCGCGCCGGCTGCGTTCGGCCGAGATGGGTGCCGCGCCCACACTCACCGCACGCGAGATCCAGGTGCTCGAAGGCATGAGCCACGGCCGGTCGAACGCCGAGATCGGACGGGAGCTCTTCCTCTCCGAGGACACGGTGAAGACGCACGCCAGACGGCTCTTCAAGAAGCTGGGCGCCTCGGACCGTGCGCACGCCGTTGCGCTCGGATTCCGCTGGGGCCTGGTCCGCTAGGTCGTGTCCGCGACGTCTCGTCTGGGTCGCCCCCGGGGCGCGACGGACCCCGCCCGCCGTACGGTGGGCGGGGAATCGGACGGCCGCGGGCATTCGTTTCCCGCCCGATGCCGCATCCTTGAGATGTGGAGTTCCTTGGGAACGAGTCTGTCGAGCGGAAGGGGAGGGCGCAGGCGATGAGTTCCGGCGCACCTGCTCATAACGCTTCGGTGCACAACATTGGACGCGGTGCCGCGGATGCCCAGCCGCCGAGGCACCATGGACCGATGCGTGACGACGAGGCGGTGACCGCTCAGGGGGCCATCGGTTCCCTGGTTCACCGTGCCGTCGACGGAGACGAGCAGGCCACGCACGATCTCCTCGCGCACGTTCACCCCCTCGCGCTGCGTTACTGCCGCACCCGGCTCAGCCGGCTGCCGGGAGACGCGCGTCACTTCGTCGAAGACCTCGCGCAGGAGGTCTGTGTCGCGGTGCTGATGGCACTGCCGCGCTACAAGGACACCGGGCGCCCCTTCGAGGCCTTCGTCTTCGCCATCGCCACCCACAAGGTCGCCGATCTGCAGCGGGCGGCCATGCGCCACCCGGGATCGACGGCCGTACCGTCCGACGAGATGCCCGAGCGCCCCGACGACTCCCTCGGCCCCGAGGAGCGTGCGCTGCTCAGCGACGACGCCGAATGGGCCAAGAAGCTCCTCGCCAACCTCCCGGACAACCAGCGCGAGCTGCTGGTGCTGCGGGTCGCGGTCGGTCTGACCGCGGAGGAGACGGGACAGATGCTGGGCATGTCACCCGGCGCGGTGCGGGTCGCCCAGCACCGGGCTCTGAGCAGGCTGCGTGCACTGGCCGAGCAGTGAGTCGTACGGTCTACGTATACGTACGAAGGAACAAAGCTGCCGGCCGATCTTGATCGTGGAATGAGACGGGTTCAGAGCCCGTTAGCATGGACATCCGCACCGATCAAGGCCATTTGGGGAAGGTGTCATGACCAACGTCGACGGAGTGCCCGAGAAATTCGCGACACTCGGGCTGACCTACGACGATGTGCTGCTGCTGCCGGGCTCGTCGGACATGGCGCCCGACCAGATCGACACCTCCTCGTACATCTCGAAGAACGTACGGGTGAACATCCCGCTGCTGTCCGCGGCGATGGACAAGGTCACCGAGGCGCGCATGGCCATCGCGATGGCCCGCCAGGGCGGCGCCGGCGTGCTGCACCGCAATCTCTCCATCGCCGACCAGGCCAACCAGGTCGACCTGGTCAAGCGCTCCGAGTCCGGCATGGTCACCGACCCGATCACGGTGAACCCGGACGCGACGCTCGGCGAGGCCGACCAGCTGTGCGCGAAGTTCCGCATCAGCGGTGTGCCGGTGACCGACCGCGGCGGCAAGCTGCTCGGCATCGTCACCAACCGTGACATGGCCTTCGAGTCGGACCGCAGCCGCCAGGTGCGCGAGGTCATGACCCCGATGCCGCTGGTCACGGGCAAGGTCGGGATCTCCGGCGTGGACGCCATGGAGCTGCTGCGCCGCCACAAGATCGAGAAGCTTCCGCTGGTCGACGACGCCGGTGTGCTCAAGGGCCTGATCACGGTCAAGGACTTCGTCAAGGCCGAGAAGTACCCGATGGCCGCCAAGGACAAGGACGGCCGGCTGCTCGTCGGCGCTGCCGTCGGTGTCGCGGGCGACGCCTACGAGCGTGCCCAGGCGCTGATCGAGGCGGGCGTCGACTTCATCGTCGTCGACACCGCCCACGGCCACTCCCGGCTGGTCGGCGACATGGTCGCCAAGATCAAGTCGAACGCCGCGGGTGTGGATGTCATCGGCGGCAACATCGCCACGCGTGACGGCGCCCAGGCGCTGATCGACGCCGGTGTCGACGGCATCAAGGTCGGCGTGGGCCCCGGCTCCATCTGTACGACCCGGGTCGTCGCCGGCATCGGCGTTCCCCAGGTCACGGCGATCTACGAGGCCTCGCTGGCCGCCAAGGAGGCCGGTGTCCCGGTCATCGGCGACGGTGGCCTCCAGTACTCCGGCGACATCGCGAAGGCGCTGGTCGCCGGCGCCGACACGGTCATGCTGGGCTCGCTGCTCGCGGGCTGCGAGGAGTCCCCGGGCGAGCTGCTCTTCATCAACGGCAAGCAGTTCAAGTCCTACCGCGGCATGGGCTCGCTCGGTGCGATGCAGTCCCGCGGCGAGCAGCGCTCCTTCTCCAAGGACCGCTACTTCCAGGAGGGCGTCGCCTCCGACGAGAAGCTGGTTCCCGAGGGCATCGAGGGCCAGGTGCCCTACCGGGGTCCGCTCTCCGCGGTCGTGCACCAACTGACCGGCGGTCTGCGGCAGTCGATGTTCTACGTCGGCGGCAGGACGGTCCCGGAGCTCCAGGCGAACGGCCGGTTCGTGCGCATCACCTCGGCGGGTCTCAAGGAGAGCCACCCGCACGACATCCAGATGACGGTCGAGGCGCCGAACTACAGCAGGAAGTAGTCCCCACGTCGTGAGGGGCGGTCCCGGAGATTGCCGGGACCGCCCCTCACGTATGTGTCGGGGATACTGGTAGGCGCAGACGTAGAGGGAAAGGCCACACACGTGACTGAGATCGAGATCGGGCGCGGCAAGCGCGGCCGCCGGGCGTACGCGTTCGATGACATCGCCGTCGTACCGAGCCGGCGCACGCGGGACCCGAAGGAGGTCTCGATCGCCTGGCAGATCGACGCCTACCGCTTCGAGCTGCCCTTCCTGGCCGCTCCCATGGACTCCGTGGTCTCCCCGCAGACCGCGATCCGCATCGGTGAGATGGGCGGCCTCGGTGTCCTGAACCTCGAGGGCCTGTGGACCCGGTACGAGGACCCGCAGCCGCTGCTCGACGAGATCGCCGAGCTGCCGACCGACGCCGCGACCAACCGTCTGCAGGAGATCTACGCCGCGCCGATCAAGGAAGAACTGATCGGGCAGCGCATCAAGGAGGTCCGCGACTCGGGCGTCGTGACGGCCGCCGCGCTCTCGCCGCAGCGCACCGCGCAGTTCTCCAAGGCCGTGGTGGACGCGGGTGTCGACATCTTCGTCATCCGCGGTACGACGGTCTCCGCCGAGCACGTCTCCGGTGCCGCCGAGCCGCTGAACCTGAAGCAGTTCATCTACGAGCTGGACGTCCCGGTCATCGTCGGCGGCTGCGCCACCTACACGGCGGCGCTGCACCTGATGCGTACGGGCGCGGCCGGTGTCCTGGTCGGCTTCGGCGGCGGCGCCGCGCACACCACGCGCAACGTGCTCGGCATCCAGGTCCCGATGGCCACCGCGGTGGCCGACGTGGCCGCGGCCCGTCGTGACTACATGGACGAGTCCGGCGGCCGCTACGTCCACGTCATCGCCGACGGCGGTGTGGGCTGGTCCGGAGACCTGCCGAAGGCGATCGCGTGCGGCGCGGACGCGGTGATGATCGGTTCGCCGCTCGCCCGCGCGACGGACGCGCCCGGCCGTGGTCACCACTGGGGCATGGAGGCGGTCCACGAGGACGTCCCGCGCGGCAAGCTGGTGGACCTGGGCATCGTCGGGACGACGGAGGAGGTCCTGACCGGCCCCTCGCACATCCCGGACGGTTCCATGAACTTCTTCGGTGCGCTGCGCCGCGCGATGGCGACGACGGGCTACAGCGAGCTCAAGGAGTTCCAGCGCGTCGAGGTCACGGTGGCGGACTCCCAGCACAAGCGCTGAGGCCGGCTCGCACCGGACCGGTGCGGACGGTACGTACGGCAAGGGGCCCGCACCGGGTGGTGCGGGCCCCTTCCGCGTGCGCGGATCAGCTCCGGCGGGAGCCGAGGCGGGCGGAGGTCACTCCGCGGACTTCTTCGCGCCCGAGAAGGCCGCGAATCCGGCCAGACCGAAGAAGAGGAAGGTCATGGCGTCCTTGCTCTCGTTCCAGAGGTCCATGACCTGGGAGAAGTTGTCGAACAGGACCTCGGTCACCGACGCGCCCGTCAGGTCCGCCATGATCACCGCGATGGCGAGCAGCTGACCCAGGTACACGGCCACCAGCGAGCAGACGACGCTGACGACGGGGAGCAGGGGATTGCGCCCGCCCACCTTGCCCGCGGCGAAGCCGGTGATGAAGCCGACGCCGATCGCGGCCCAGCCGATCTCCCGCTCGATGGCTCCGGCGATGCCGCCGTAGATCCCGCCCGCGACGAGGGCGACGACGACCGCGGTCACCAGACCGAGGGCGACGTTGTCACGGACGGGGGCCGGCGGCGGGGCCGGCGCGAAGGGAACGCCCTGGTCGGCGAAGGGATTGCCGGACGGCGGCGGAACAGGCTGGCTCATATGGGTCCCCCCCAAGGGATGCAGATCGTCGCACGAGCGTGCGACAAGATCCGGACAGTAGCAGCCCGCTCCGACAGCCGCGGACGGGTTATCTCCTCAGAGCCGGTGGGCTGCTCATCTCCTCAGAGCCGGTGGGCCGCGCCCGCCGGCGTGGCGCCCCGGGTGTCGAGCAGGAGCTGCGCCTTCACGGCGAGGCCCTGGAGGTCGTAGGTGCGGTGGTGCTGGAGCAGCACGGTCAGGTCCGCGTTGGCGGCCGCCTCGTAGAGCGAGTCCGCACGGGGGACCGGCTGGGCGTGGACGCGCCAGTCGGAGATGTAGGGGTCGTGGTAGCTGACGGAGGCCCCCAGATCCATCAGCCGGCGGGCGATCTCGGTGGACGGGGAGCTCTCCAGATCGGCCAGATCGGGCTTGTAGGTGATGCCGAGGAGCAGGACGCGCGCACCGCGGGCCGATTTGCCGTGCTCGTTCAGCAGGGTGGCGCAGCGCTGGATCACGTACTGCGGCATCCGGGTGTTGATCTCCTGGGCGAGGCCGACCATCCGCAGGGGATGGCCGGGGGTGCGGCCGCTCAGCGGGAGACAGCTGGGGTCCAGGGGGACACCGTGGCCGCCGACGCCGGGGCCGGGACGGAAGGCCTGGAAACCGAAGGGCTTCGTCTCGGCGCAGCGGATGACGTCCCAGAGGTCGACCCCGAGGTCGTGGCAGAGGACCGCCATCTCGTTGACGAGGGCGATGTTGACGTGCCGGAAGTTGGTCTCCAGCACCTTCACGGTTTCCGCCTCGCGGGTGCCGCGGGCCCTGACCACCTTGTCGGTGAGACGGCCGTAGAAGGCGGCGGCCGACTCGGTGCAGGCGGGGGTGAGGCCGCCGATGACCTTGGGGGTGTTGGCGTATCCGTGGGTGCGGTTGCCCGGGTCGACGCGGCCGGGGGAGTAGGCAAGGTGGAAGTCGCGGCCGGCGCGCAGTCCGGAGCCCTCTTCGAGGAGGGGGCGCAGGAAGGTCTCGGTCGTACCGGGCTGGACGGACGATTCCAGCACCACGGTGGTGTGCGGGCGCATGCGTGTCGCCAGGGTGCGGGCGGCCTCGCCGAGCGCGGTGAGGTCCAGGCTGCCGTCCGGACCGAGCGGCGTGGGCACACAGAGAACGGCGGTGCGTACGCGGCCGAGCTCGGCCGGGTCCGTCACCGTCCTGAACCCGGCGGAGAGCATCCGGCGGACGTCGGCGGGGGAGCAGCCTCCTGCCGGTTCGATGAGATGCCGCGGGTCGGTGTCGTAGCCGATCGTCTCGATGCCGGCACCGACGGCGGCCTGGGCGAGGGGCAGGCCGAAGTGACCGAGTCCGATGACAGCAAGATCTGCGGGCATGGCGTTGGCCGTCCTTCCCTTTAACCGGAGGGGAGCGGGGGCGCAAGCCCTGTGGGCAGAACGGGCGGGCGCAATGTCAGACTAGGCGTAAATATGACCGTTATGCGGTATTGCGCGCTCGTGGCTGCCCGAGTGTTATCCACAGTCGGTGGCTGAAGTCGGCGACTGCGGACAGAATCGACGGTGTGGACCCGACCGCAGGGGGACACGGGGGCGACGGGAGGCACGCAGTGAGGACAGCGACACTGGGACCCGAGGAGCGCACTCTGGCACTCGCCGGCATGGCCGAGCGGGAGCTGGACGTACTGGTGGTGGGTGGTGGCGTCGTGGGCGCCGGCACCGCGCTGGACGCCGTGACGAGAGGACTGTCCACCGGTCTGGTGGAGGCGCGCGACTGGGCGTCGGGCACGTCGAGCCGGTCCAGCAAGCTCATCCACGGCGGACTGCGCTATCTGGAGATGCTGGACTTCGCGCTCGTCCGTGAGGCGCTGAAGGAACGCGGTCTGCTGCTGGAGCGTCTGGCGCCGCACCTGGTGAAGCCGGTGCCCTTTCTGTACCCCCTCCAGCACAAGGGCTGGGAGCGGATGTACGCCGGATCGGGCGTCGCGCTGTACGACGCCATGTCGGTCTCGTCGGGACACGGGCGAGGGCTCCCCACACACCGCCATCTGACCCGGCGGCACGCCCTTCAGGTCGCACCCTGCCTGAAGAAGAACGCCCTCATCGGGGCCATCCAGTACTACGACGCGCAGATGGACGACGCCCGTTATGTGATGACCCTCGTCCGCACGGCCGCGCGGTACGGCGCTCATGTCGCCAGCCGCGCCAGGGTCATCGGGTTTCTCCGTGAGGGCGAGCGTGTCGTCGGAGCGCGGGTGGAGGACGTCGAGGGCGGCGGGGAGTACGAGATCCGCGCCAAGCAGATCGTGAATGCGACCGGTGTGTGGACGGACGACACCCAGGCGATGATCGGCGAGCGCGGCATGTTCCATGTGCGCGCCTCCAAGGGCATCCATCTCGTCGTGCCCAAGGACCGGATCCACTCCACGACCGGTCTGATCCTGCAGACCGAGAAGTCGGTGCTGTTCGTCATTCCCTGGGGCCGGCACTGGATCGTCGGAACCACGGACACCGAATGGGACCTCGACAAGGCACACCCCGCCGCGTCCAGCGCGGACATCGACTATCTGCTGGAGCACGTGAACTCGGTGCTGGCGGTCCCGCTCACCCGGGACGACGTCGAGGGGGTGTACGCGGGGCTCCGCCCGCTGCTCGCCGGTGAGTCCGACGCGACGAGCAAGCTCTCCCGCGAGCACACGGTTGCGCACCCGGTTCCCGGCCTGGTCGTCGTCGCGGGCGGGAAGTACACGACGTACCGCGTCATGGCGAAGGACGCGGTGGACGAGGCGGTGCACGGTCTGGACCAGCGGGTCGCCGCATGTGTCACGGAGAACGTTCCGCTGGTCGGAGCCGAGGGCTACACAGCGCTGTGGAACGCCCGCGCGAGGATGGCGGCGCGTACGGGCCTGCATGTGGTGCGGGTGGAGCATCTCCTCAACCGGTACGGCACGTTGACCGAGGAAGTGCTCGCGCTCATCACCGACGACCCGACGCTCGGCGCGCCGCTCGCCGCCGCGGACGACTATCTGCGGGCCGAGATCGTGTACGCGGCTTCGCACGAAGGCGCACGCCATCTGGACGATGTGCTGACCCGGCGCACCCGGATCTCCATAGAGACCTTCGACCGGGGTACGCGTAGTGCACGTGAGTGTGCCGAGTTGATGGCACCCGTGCTGGGCTGGGACAAGGAACAGATCGAGAAGGAGGTCGAGCACTACGAGAAGCGGGTGGAGGCGGAGCGTGAGTCGCAGCGGCAGCCGGACGATCTGACGGCGGACGCCGCGCGGTTGGGGGCGCCCGACATCGTGCCCCTCTGATCCTTGCGGTGGCCGGGGAGGTGCCGTCGGCGGTCGGGCAGGTCCCGCCGGCGGCCGTGCAGGGCCGCGACCAGCGCAAGGGCGGGCGCGGTCCCGAGTAGTGGCAGGGTGGGGTGGTCCCG is a genomic window containing:
- a CDS encoding glycerol-3-phosphate dehydrogenase/oxidase translates to MRTATLGPEERTLALAGMAERELDVLVVGGGVVGAGTALDAVTRGLSTGLVEARDWASGTSSRSSKLIHGGLRYLEMLDFALVREALKERGLLLERLAPHLVKPVPFLYPLQHKGWERMYAGSGVALYDAMSVSSGHGRGLPTHRHLTRRHALQVAPCLKKNALIGAIQYYDAQMDDARYVMTLVRTAARYGAHVASRARVIGFLREGERVVGARVEDVEGGGEYEIRAKQIVNATGVWTDDTQAMIGERGMFHVRASKGIHLVVPKDRIHSTTGLILQTEKSVLFVIPWGRHWIVGTTDTEWDLDKAHPAASSADIDYLLEHVNSVLAVPLTRDDVEGVYAGLRPLLAGESDATSKLSREHTVAHPVPGLVVVAGGKYTTYRVMAKDAVDEAVHGLDQRVAACVTENVPLVGAEGYTALWNARARMAARTGLHVVRVEHLLNRYGTLTEEVLALITDDPTLGAPLAAADDYLRAEIVYAASHEGARHLDDVLTRRTRISIETFDRGTRSARECAELMAPVLGWDKEQIEKEVEHYEKRVEAERESQRQPDDLTADAARLGAPDIVPL
- the guaB gene encoding IMP dehydrogenase is translated as MTNVDGVPEKFATLGLTYDDVLLLPGSSDMAPDQIDTSSYISKNVRVNIPLLSAAMDKVTEARMAIAMARQGGAGVLHRNLSIADQANQVDLVKRSESGMVTDPITVNPDATLGEADQLCAKFRISGVPVTDRGGKLLGIVTNRDMAFESDRSRQVREVMTPMPLVTGKVGISGVDAMELLRRHKIEKLPLVDDAGVLKGLITVKDFVKAEKYPMAAKDKDGRLLVGAAVGVAGDAYERAQALIEAGVDFIVVDTAHGHSRLVGDMVAKIKSNAAGVDVIGGNIATRDGAQALIDAGVDGIKVGVGPGSICTTRVVAGIGVPQVTAIYEASLAAKEAGVPVIGDGGLQYSGDIAKALVAGADTVMLGSLLAGCEESPGELLFINGKQFKSYRGMGSLGAMQSRGEQRSFSKDRYFQEGVASDEKLVPEGIEGQVPYRGPLSAVVHQLTGGLRQSMFYVGGRTVPELQANGRFVRITSAGLKESHPHDIQMTVEAPNYSRK
- a CDS encoding response regulator transcription factor, whose product is MTSVLVCDDSPLAREALRRAVATVPGVERVTTAANGEEVLRRWGADRSDLILMDVRMPGLGGVETVRRLLSADPGARIIMLTVAEDLDGVALAVAAGARGYLHKDASRAELRATVTQALADPTWRLAPRRLRSAEMGAAPTLTAREIQVLEGMSHGRSNAEIGRELFLSEDTVKTHARRLFKKLGASDRAHAVALGFRWGLVR
- a CDS encoding GuaB3 family IMP dehydrogenase-related protein is translated as MTEIEIGRGKRGRRAYAFDDIAVVPSRRTRDPKEVSIAWQIDAYRFELPFLAAPMDSVVSPQTAIRIGEMGGLGVLNLEGLWTRYEDPQPLLDEIAELPTDAATNRLQEIYAAPIKEELIGQRIKEVRDSGVVTAAALSPQRTAQFSKAVVDAGVDIFVIRGTTVSAEHVSGAAEPLNLKQFIYELDVPVIVGGCATYTAALHLMRTGAAGVLVGFGGGAAHTTRNVLGIQVPMATAVADVAAARRDYMDESGGRYVHVIADGGVGWSGDLPKAIACGADAVMIGSPLARATDAPGRGHHWGMEAVHEDVPRGKLVDLGIVGTTEEVLTGPSHIPDGSMNFFGALRRAMATTGYSELKEFQRVEVTVADSQHKR
- a CDS encoding WhiB family transcriptional regulator, translated to MADFSRLPGPNADLWDWQLLAACRGVDSSLFFHPEGERGAARSARENSAKEVCMRCPVRAECAAHALAVREPYGVWGGLTEDEREELMGRARHRLIPATSVTGMGRG
- a CDS encoding sigma-70 family RNA polymerase sigma factor, with translation MRDDEAVTAQGAIGSLVHRAVDGDEQATHDLLAHVHPLALRYCRTRLSRLPGDARHFVEDLAQEVCVAVLMALPRYKDTGRPFEAFVFAIATHKVADLQRAAMRHPGSTAVPSDEMPERPDDSLGPEERALLSDDAEWAKKLLANLPDNQRELLVLRVAVGLTAEETGQMLGMSPGAVRVAQHRALSRLRALAEQ
- a CDS encoding nucleotide sugar dehydrogenase encodes the protein MPADLAVIGLGHFGLPLAQAAVGAGIETIGYDTDPRHLIEPAGGCSPADVRRMLSAGFRTVTDPAELGRVRTAVLCVPTPLGPDGSLDLTALGEAARTLATRMRPHTTVVLESSVQPGTTETFLRPLLEEGSGLRAGRDFHLAYSPGRVDPGNRTHGYANTPKVIGGLTPACTESAAAFYGRLTDKVVRARGTREAETVKVLETNFRHVNIALVNEMAVLCHDLGVDLWDVIRCAETKPFGFQAFRPGPGVGGHGVPLDPSCLPLSGRTPGHPLRMVGLAQEINTRMPQYVIQRCATLLNEHGKSARGARVLLLGITYKPDLADLESSPSTEIARRLMDLGASVSYHDPYISDWRVHAQPVPRADSLYEAAANADLTVLLQHHRTYDLQGLAVKAQLLLDTRGATPAGAAHRL
- a CDS encoding LysR family transcriptional regulator; its protein translation is MIEARHLRVLRAVAATGSFSAAARSLGCTQPAVSQQMKALEASAGTPLLIRTGREMRLTQAGEALVRHASGILAGLTAAEEEIAAIAGLRAGRVRLVSFPSGSSTLVPTALAALRAAHPGTRVSLVEAEPPRSVEMLRGGDCDVALAFRYDGGEAEWDDLVVRPLLTDRLVGLVPEGHRLAASATVTVADLAEEPWIAGCPRCRRQLVEVCEKAGFTPRIDFATDDYPAVIGLVGAGLGVAVLPELALESVRPKGARTVTVVPAVEREIVALTLPDLAQVPAVSATLDRLALAAAR
- a CDS encoding MOSC domain-containing protein — its product is MKVLTVNVGRAKTVDYTDTPDGTTGIDKQPAEGAVMVTDPGPKGRGGSGLAGDTICDLRHHGGTHQAVYAFAREDLDFWERELGHPIPNGAFGENLTTIGLDVNNAKIGERWRIGDSLVLEVTSGRIPCRTFGSWLGEKGWVRRFTRNAAPGAYLRVVEPGEIRAGDAVEIVHTPGHTVTVGLSFRAGTTERALLPEILAAGDALHPELLATARTYVEKYGA